The genomic region GGCGGCGCAGTTCCTCGACGACCGCCTGTGGCGCGACGAGGTCGGCCGCCTCGAGGAGACGGTCGAGTTCGTCGAACAGGCGCACGTCGAGTTCGACGGGCATCATCAGCGAACTCGTGTCGAGCGCGACCCGGTGTGTCATCTATCCCTGGAGCGTGCCGACGCCGATGAGTCGCCAGCGAGCGCCGACGCGGCGGTTGATGGCTATCTTCGCACCCTCGCCCGCACAGACCGGGCGCTTGAGGTTGACCTCACACTCGCCGCTCCGGGCGGACGTGACCGCGCCGACCGTGGTGGCGGTGCCGACCGTGAGCATCAGCGGCTCGCCGGTCGAGATCTCCTCGACCTCGTCCATGTCCTCGCCGACGACGCGGTCGAGCAGGTCGACCGACATCGTGAACTGCTCCCACGTCGGCGGGAGCGACCCCGGCGGGCCAGCGATCTGGCCAGCGAGGGCGTCACCCTTCGTGTAGGAGGGGTCGAGGCCGGTCCCGACACCGAGCAGGCCGCCCGGCGACGCCTCGTCGGTGGACTGTCCGCCGGCCTGGATGGACCGGATGGAGGTCGTAATGGGCTGGTACTCGGTCTGGCCGCCCTCGTCGACCTCGCGGCCCGGGCGGACTTCGAGTTCCTCGTCCGGGTGGAGACGACCCTGCACGAGCGAGCCACCGATGACGCCGCCCATGAGGTTCTCCCAGGTCGTGCCCGGGCGGTTGATGTCGAACGAGCGGGCGACGTGGAGTCGCGCATCGTCGTCGGGGTCGCGTTCGGGGGTCGGGATGCGCTCCTCGATGGCCTGCATCAGCACGTCCATGTTGACGTTCTGCCCGGCACTGACGGGGACCACTGGGGCGTCTTCGGCGACCGTTCCCTCGACGAAGTCCTGTATCTGCTGGTAGTTCTCGCGGGCCCGCTCGGCGTCGACGAGGTCGACCTTGTTCTGGGCGATGACGATGTTGTCGATGCCGATGATGTCGAGCGCCATGAGGTGCTCTTCCGTCTGGGCCTGCGGGACGTCCTCGGTCGCGCTCACGACGAGGACCGCACCGTCCATGATGGCCGCGCCGGAGAGCATCGTCGCCATCAGCGTCTCGTGACCCGGTGCGTCGACGAACGAGACCGTGCGGACGACCTCCGTGTCGGCGTCGTGCTCGGGGCACGTGTCCTCGACGGTGTAACACTCGGGCTCGTCGCACTCCGGACACCGCCGGAAGGTGGCGTCGGCGTAGCCGAGACGAATCGAGATACCACGCTTCATCTCCTCCGAGTGCTGGTCCGTCCACTCGCCACTCAGAGCCTGCACGAGCGTGGTCTTCCCGTGGTCGACGTGACCGACGAGGCCGATGTTCACCTCCGGTTGTTGGTGGTTTCCTGCCATATCGAGAGTAATCTTGGCTACGTCTACCCTTGTGCGCCTGATAAACCCACCGTTCTCGCGCGCGGAGCGCTCCCTCTCGGCCCCGTCTGCTCAGCCCACCGGTGGCCAGAGCACGCCGATGCCGAGCGTCGTCACGACCAGCAGCACCAGCTGCAACGGCCCCCCGACCCGGAGGTAGTCGGTGAACTTGTACCCACCCGGGCCGTACACCATGAGATTCGTCTGGTATCCGATAGGTGTCATGAACGCGGTCGACCCGGCGAAGGTGCACGCCAGGACGAACGAGAACGGGTCGACGGTGCCGGGCAGTTGCTGGGCCGTCCCCACCGCGACCGGTATCATGAGCGCCACGCTCGCGACCGGCGTGATGACGTTCGCCAGCAGGCTCGTCAGCAGGTAGAACAGCGCGACCAGCCCGAGTACCGGCACCGCGGTCGCCGCGCTGGACACCACGAGGTCCGCGAGGTACTCGGCCGCTCCCGTCACCTGCAGTGCGGTCGACAGCGGGAGGATGCCCGCCAGCAGGAAGATGACGTCCCACGAGACCGCGTCGTATGCCTCGCTCGTGTCGATGCAGTCGGTGACGACCATCGCCACGACGCCCGCCAGCGCCGTGATGACGATGGGGAGCCGGGTGAACGCCGCCGCCAGGACGACCCAGAGCATGATGCTGATGGCGATCGGTGTCTTCACACTGAGCTCCGGCGGCTCCCGCTGGCCGTCCTCTCTCGCCCTCCGGGTGATGACCATGTCGCCGTCTGTCTCGAGCAGTGGGACCGCCTCGGACCGGCAGTACAGTAACAGCGTGTCACCGGCTTCCAGCGTCCTGTCAGCCAGTTGCTCGTGGAAGACCGAGCTGCCACGCCGGATGGCCATCACGGTCGCGTCGAACCGCTCCCGGAAGCTGAGCTCACGGAGTGTCTCCCCGTCGAATCCCGAGCTCGGCGGGAGGACAACCTCGACGAGTTCACCACGAATCCAGTGGGCACTCAGGCTGTCGCCGGTCACCTCCTCGCGCGGGAGCTGGCGGAGGTCGTACTCCTCGGCGAACCGGTTTATCTCCTGGAGGTTCGCCCGGAGCGTCAGCACGTCCCCCGGCAGTATCTCGCGGTCGGTCTTCGGCGCGATGGACACCTCGTCGTCCCGGATGAGCTGCAAGGCGTCGAGGTCTCGGCCGAGTTCCCTGAACGCGTCGTCGAGCCGCTGCCCTGCCAACGACGAGGTCTCACGGACCCGGACCTGCGCGAGGTAGTCGCTGACCTCGTACGTGTCGGTGATGTCCAGCACGGCCTCGATGCGCTCGGGGATGAGCCGCGGCGCGACGGTGAGCAGGTAGGCGCTGCCGACGATCAGCACCACGATGCCCAGCGGGGTGAGTTCGAACATCCCGATACCCGACCGGCCATCGATGAGCGTCGCGGCGAGGTCCGAGGCGACGATGTTCGTCGCGGTCCCGATGAGCGTCAGCGTCCCGCCGAGCATCGCCGCGTACGACAGCGGCAACAGGAGTTTGGAGGGAGAGAGATGACTGTCCTCGGCCAGGTCCGTTATCATCGGGATGAATACGGCCACGACCGGCGTGTTGTTCACGATGCCGGCGAGTGGCCCGGTCGTCCCGACCGTCGCCGCGAGCACCCGTTTCTCGTCGCCGTGTGTCACCCGTCGGAGGAAGGCACCCAACTGGTCGACGATACCGGTCCGCTGGACGCCCTCGCTCAGCATGTACATCGCCATGATGGTGATGGTGGCGGAGCTGGCGAACCCGAGGATGGCCGTGTTGGCGTCGACATCGGTCCAGGGTTCGAGGACGACCAGCGAGACGAGTACCCCGAGTGCCGTCACGTCCGGGGAGACCAGTTCGGTCAGGAACAACAGCAGGGCCGCGACGGTGACGGCGAACACCACGAGCATCTCGGTGGTGGGCGGGGGAACCATACGACGGCGTACTCACGTCTCCGAAAAATAACTACCCACAGATATTGACAGTTCTGTTACCAAAACTCGTTTCAGCGAACGTCTTTATCCCAGTGGTGAGATACATCTCGTATGAGCAAGGCGAGCATCACCGACTGCGAGGACTGCGTCGAGCCTGCCGAGGCGTTCTCCGTCATCGGTAACGAGACGCGGCTGTCCATCCTCGAGGCGCTCTGGCGGACGCCCGACCGGCCCGTGCGCTTCTCCCGACTGCACGAGGAAGTCGGGATGCGCGACTCTGCACAGTTCAACTACCACCTGCAGCAACTGCTCGGCCAGTTCGTCGTCCAGACCGACGACGGCTACGACCTCCGCTACGCCGGCGAGAAGGTCGTCCGCGCACTTCTCGCGGGCGAGTTCACCGAGGACCCGCACTGGGACCCCTTCGAGATAGACGGGACCTGTGTGAGCTGTGATTCGACCCTCGTCGCCGAGTACGAGAACGAGAACATCACCATCGAGTGCCCCGACTGCGGCCACGCCCACGGCGAGTACCCGTTCCCGCCGGGCGGGCTCAAGGACCGGACGAAGGCCGAGGTCATGCAGGCGTTCGACGAGCGCGTCCGCCACCTCCACTGCCTCGCGGCCGACGGCGTCTGTCCCGAATGCGCCGGCCGGATGGAGAGCGAGATCGAACGCGGCGGCGACTGCTGTATCGGCCTCGACCTCCGCGTCGAACACACCTGCCAGCAGTGTGGCCACTCCCTGTGCTCGGCGTTCGGGCTCCTCCTGCTCGACCAGTCCGACGCCGTCACCTTCCACCGCGACCACGGCATCGACCTGAACGACACGCCCTACTGGGACCTGCCATGGTGCGTGAGCGACCACTCGAACGAGGTCGTCTCCGAAGACCCGTGGGAGGTCGTCGTCTCGGTCACGCTCGACGACGAGACGCTCCAGGTCACCTTCGACGGGTCCCTCGAGGCGACGCGGGTCCAGCGCCAGCGCGAGCGATAACCCGGACAGCGCGACGACCCCGGCCCGGTTCCCTCACGGGAAAACGAATTCTTGGCGTGAATCAACACTTTGCCCTTCCACCACCTACGAGAGGCATGCGTCGCACTGTGTCGAATTTGAAGGACGCCATCGGTCGCCGTCGCTCGCGTGGGGCCGACTCCATCGATCTGGCCGGCCTGGTGGTGCTGGTAGTGCTGGTACTCGCCGGTACCTCGATGATGCTCGTGTGGCTCGTCCCGCGTTTCGGCCTCCTGTTCGCCATCATCGCCTGGGTCGCCGTCCTCGGCCTCGCCATCGGGCTGCCGGTGCTGGCCGTCCAGTACATCGGCGAGTCGCTCGACTGACTGAAGCGAATTTCAGTACGGCGGCTTACAGAAATGTAATTCAGATTACCTATTTAGCCACAGGGGTGCTATCATGACTTGATGATACACGACACCACCACCCAGCACCGGATCGCACCCCAGAAGCACGCCTCGATTGCCGCCGTGGTCGGACGCGCCAGTCTCCTGGTCGTGGCCGCCCTGCTGGCGGTTGCAGTGGTCTTCGCCGCCGTCTCGGCCGTGCCGGCACTCGCGCTTCCCATCGGCATCGCGATCTGGGTCGCCATCATCGGCGGCCTCGTCGCACTACCGGTGTTCGCGGTGCAGGCCATCGGCGAGTCACTGTAGCGCTCGACGAAGCACCGGTCTCCCTTCTCTCTCCGTCTTCACGCACCGCTGGCGCGAGGTTTTAGGCCACAGCCCACCGAACGGGAGACGTGCGAGAATTCGGGTTCGAACTCCACCTCTGTGCGTTCCTCGAACGCGAGCGTGACGCCGTCCTCGCCCGCCAGCTCGGCGGCGGGGTCCACAGTAGCAGACGCGTCCTCGACGTGGTCTGTGTCGAACCCGGACCGAGTTTCGCCGAGCGAACCGCCATCACCGCCGAGCGTATCCCCGACCTCGCCATCGAGAGCGACATCGGCCCCGGGAGAGCGCGCTACTACCGCGACGGCTTCGACTGCCGCCCGGACCGGGCACGCCACGTCGTCGACTGGGCGACCGACATCGGATTCTTCGAGCGCGAGCGACGCAGTGGCCGGGACTACGTCCGCCAGACCTGTCGCTACCCGGACGACTGGTTCGGCCGCGTGCTGGCCATCGAGAACAAGCCCGACCTCGGCGCACCCGGCGACCTGGAGACGCAGCTCCGCAAGGACGTGCGGCTCGGGCTGGTCGACGAGGTGGTGCTGGCGACGGCGAGCC from Haloarchaeobius sp. HME9146 harbors:
- a CDS encoding SLC13 family permease; the encoded protein is MVPPPTTEMLVVFAVTVAALLLFLTELVSPDVTALGVLVSLVVLEPWTDVDANTAILGFASSATITIMAMYMLSEGVQRTGIVDQLGAFLRRVTHGDEKRVLAATVGTTGPLAGIVNNTPVVAVFIPMITDLAEDSHLSPSKLLLPLSYAAMLGGTLTLIGTATNIVASDLAATLIDGRSGIGMFELTPLGIVVLIVGSAYLLTVAPRLIPERIEAVLDITDTYEVSDYLAQVRVRETSSLAGQRLDDAFRELGRDLDALQLIRDDEVSIAPKTDREILPGDVLTLRANLQEINRFAEEYDLRQLPREEVTGDSLSAHWIRGELVEVVLPPSSGFDGETLRELSFRERFDATVMAIRRGSSVFHEQLADRTLEAGDTLLLYCRSEAVPLLETDGDMVITRRAREDGQREPPELSVKTPIAISIMLWVVLAAAFTRLPIVITALAGVVAMVVTDCIDTSEAYDAVSWDVIFLLAGILPLSTALQVTGAAEYLADLVVSSAATAVPVLGLVALFYLLTSLLANVITPVASVALMIPVAVGTAQQLPGTVDPFSFVLACTFAGSTAFMTPIGYQTNLMVYGPGGYKFTDYLRVGGPLQLVLLVVTTLGIGVLWPPVG
- a CDS encoding DUF5787 family protein — protein: MREFGFELHLCAFLERERDAVLARQLGGGVHSSRRVLDVVCVEPGPSFAERTAITAERIPDLAIESDIGPGRARYYRDGFDCRPDRARHVVDWATDIGFFERERRSGRDYVRQTCRYPDDWFGRVLAIENKPDLGAPGDLETQLRKDVRLGLVDEVVLATASHVTGAHLNRIPEEVGVWRFDPDTLSREVIREPTALPVADPGVEILDEHPGWTEVRIADGAEKARARRRLAERAYGKGWRSYDFPNCAEVEETAVAGGGGVPYCEWKGRVVDPGNECGPDCPGFAEADPPVVDGEAERDRRTPWVVDPEGQARRQSGLDRFT
- a CDS encoding helix-turn-helix domain-containing protein gives rise to the protein MSKASITDCEDCVEPAEAFSVIGNETRLSILEALWRTPDRPVRFSRLHEEVGMRDSAQFNYHLQQLLGQFVVQTDDGYDLRYAGEKVVRALLAGEFTEDPHWDPFEIDGTCVSCDSTLVAEYENENITIECPDCGHAHGEYPFPPGGLKDRTKAEVMQAFDERVRHLHCLAADGVCPECAGRMESEIERGGDCCIGLDLRVEHTCQQCGHSLCSAFGLLLLDQSDAVTFHRDHGIDLNDTPYWDLPWCVSDHSNEVVSEDPWEVVVSVTLDDETLQVTFDGSLEATRVQRQRER
- a CDS encoding translation initiation factor IF-2 subunit gamma; the protein is MAGNHQQPEVNIGLVGHVDHGKTTLVQALSGEWTDQHSEEMKRGISIRLGYADATFRRCPECDEPECYTVEDTCPEHDADTEVVRTVSFVDAPGHETLMATMLSGAAIMDGAVLVVSATEDVPQAQTEEHLMALDIIGIDNIVIAQNKVDLVDAERARENYQQIQDFVEGTVAEDAPVVPVSAGQNVNMDVLMQAIEERIPTPERDPDDDARLHVARSFDINRPGTTWENLMGGVIGGSLVQGRLHPDEELEVRPGREVDEGGQTEYQPITTSIRSIQAGGQSTDEASPGGLLGVGTGLDPSYTKGDALAGQIAGPPGSLPPTWEQFTMSVDLLDRVVGEDMDEVEEISTGEPLMLTVGTATTVGAVTSARSGECEVNLKRPVCAGEGAKIAINRRVGARWRLIGVGTLQG